A portion of the Aquicoccus sp. G2-2 genome contains these proteins:
- a CDS encoding UvrD-helicase domain-containing protein: protein MSSFDESDAFEAVSLSARATAARGTQYLNDLNPAQRDAVESLDGPVLMLAGAGTGKTKALTTRIVHLLNTGRAKPNEILAVTFTNKAAREMKERVGRMLGGVVEGVPWLGTFHSVCVKLLRRHAELVGIKSNFTILDTDDQLRLLKQLVAAANIDDKRWPARQLAGIIDHWKNRAWTPDSVPAGEAGAYNQRGVELYAQYQQRLRELNAVDFGDLLLHMVVIFQQHQDVLSRYQERFCYILVDEYQDTNVAQYLWLRLLAGAHHNICCVGDDDQSIYGWRGAEVGNILRFEKDFPGAKVVRLEQNYRSTPHILAAAAGVIRGNENRLGKELWTEAEGGEKLRLIGHWDGEEEARWIGEEIEAMQGGARRMRPFSLDEMAILVRASHQMRAFEDRFLTIGLPYRVIGGPRFYERMEIRDAMAYFRLVVSPEDDLAFERIVNTPKRGLGDVAQKKIQAAARANGVSLIEGARVLLESKGLGGKGAVELQRLIDGLDRWRRQVGSPELSHVELAEIILDESGYSGMWQNDKSPDAPGRLENLKELVKALEGFENLSGFLEHVSLIMDNDKADDGAKVSIMTLHGAKGLEFPAVFLPGWEDGLFPSQRSMDESGIKGLEEERRLAYVGITRAEELCTISFAGNRRTFGQWQSNLPSRFIDELPEEHVDVLTPPGLYGGGYGAAAGGIETRAAEANVYNSPGWRRMQNRIQERPVSQPKQSMNQVIDVTATAAHTVGERVFHQKFGYGEIMAIEGDKLEIEFDKAGTKKVVARFICGADDIPF from the coding sequence ATGAGCAGTTTCGACGAATCCGACGCCTTCGAGGCGGTATCGCTGAGTGCGCGCGCGACGGCGGCACGCGGGACGCAATATCTTAATGATCTGAACCCGGCGCAGCGCGATGCGGTCGAATCGCTGGACGGGCCGGTTTTGATGCTGGCCGGGGCGGGCACCGGCAAGACCAAGGCGCTGACCACGCGGATCGTGCATTTGCTGAACACCGGGCGGGCAAAGCCGAACGAGATTCTGGCGGTGACCTTTACCAACAAGGCGGCGCGCGAGATGAAAGAGCGAGTCGGCCGGATGCTTGGCGGTGTGGTGGAGGGTGTGCCGTGGCTTGGCACGTTTCATTCGGTCTGTGTCAAGCTGCTCAGGCGGCATGCAGAGCTTGTCGGGATCAAGTCGAATTTCACCATCCTTGATACCGATGATCAACTGAGGCTTTTGAAACAACTGGTTGCGGCGGCCAATATCGACGACAAGCGTTGGCCAGCGCGGCAATTGGCGGGGATTATCGACCATTGGAAAAACCGGGCATGGACGCCGGACAGCGTGCCTGCCGGGGAGGCGGGCGCGTATAACCAGCGCGGGGTTGAGCTTTACGCGCAGTACCAGCAGCGCCTGCGCGAGCTGAACGCGGTCGATTTTGGCGATCTGCTTTTGCATATGGTGGTGATTTTCCAGCAACATCAGGATGTTCTGAGCCGATATCAAGAAAGGTTTTGCTATATCCTGGTGGACGAATATCAGGACACCAACGTGGCGCAGTATCTGTGGCTGCGGCTGTTGGCGGGCGCGCATCATAACATTTGCTGTGTCGGGGACGATGATCAGTCGATCTATGGCTGGCGGGGTGCGGAGGTGGGCAATATCCTGCGCTTCGAGAAGGATTTTCCCGGCGCGAAGGTTGTTCGGCTAGAGCAGAATTACCGCTCAACCCCGCATATTCTGGCGGCGGCGGCGGGGGTGATCCGGGGCAATGAAAATCGGCTTGGCAAGGAGCTTTGGACCGAGGCGGAAGGCGGCGAGAAACTGCGGCTGATCGGCCATTGGGACGGCGAAGAAGAGGCGCGCTGGATCGGGGAAGAGATCGAGGCGATGCAGGGCGGGGCGCGGCGGATGCGGCCGTTTTCACTGGATGAAATGGCGATTCTCGTGCGCGCCAGCCACCAGATGCGCGCCTTCGAGGACAGGTTTCTGACCATCGGGTTGCCGTATCGGGTGATTGGTGGACCACGGTTTTACGAGCGCATGGAGATCCGCGATGCGATGGCGTATTTCCGGTTGGTGGTGTCACCGGAGGACGATCTGGCGTTCGAGCGGATCGTCAACACGCCCAAGCGGGGCTTGGGCGATGTGGCGCAGAAAAAGATTCAGGCGGCGGCGCGGGCGAACGGCGTGTCGTTGATTGAGGGTGCCAGAGTTTTGCTTGAATCCAAGGGGTTGGGTGGCAAAGGTGCGGTAGAACTTCAACGGCTAATCGACGGGCTGGACCGTTGGCGGCGGCAGGTTGGCAGCCCGGAGTTGAGCCATGTGGAACTGGCCGAAATCATTCTTGACGAAAGCGGCTATAGCGGGATGTGGCAGAACGACAAGTCACCGGACGCGCCGGGGCGGCTGGAAAACCTCAAGGAATTGGTGAAGGCGCTGGAGGGGTTCGAGAACCTGAGCGGGTTTCTGGAGCATGTCAGTCTGATCATGGATAATGACAAGGCCGATGATGGTGCGAAAGTGTCGATCATGACGCTGCACGGGGCCAAGGGATTGGAGTTTCCGGCGGTGTTTCTGCCCGGTTGGGAGGATGGTTTGTTCCCCTCGCAGAGGTCGATGGATGAAAGCGGAATCAAGGGGTTAGAGGAAGAACGCCGGTTGGCCTACGTGGGGATTACGCGGGCGGAGGAATTGTGCACGATCTCGTTTGCGGGCAATCGGCGGACATTTGGGCAGTGGCAATCGAACTTGCCGTCGCGGTTTATTGATGAATTGCCCGAAGAGCATGTTGATGTGCTAACCCCGCCGGGGCTTTATGGCGGGGGCTATGGCGCGGCGGCAGGCGGGATCGAGACCCGCGCGGCGGAGGCCAATGTGTATAACAGCCCCGGTTGGCGGCGGATGCAGAACAGAATTCAAGAACGCCCGGTAAGCCAGCCGAAACAAAGCATGAATCAGGTTATTGATGTGACGGCGACCGCCGCGCATACGGTGGGAGAGCGGGTGTTCCACCAGAAGTTTGGCTATGGTGAAATCATGGCCATAGAGGGTGACAAACTGGAAATCGAGTTCGACAAGGCGGGCACCAAAAAGGTGGTTGCCCGGTTCATTTGCGGCGCGGACGACATCCCGTTCTGA
- a CDS encoding DUF1127 domain-containing protein yields MAHAEITHRFAPAQGFAGAVEAFVERHRKRALYRRTVAELSKLTARERADLGLSAHSLHTAAYEAVYGTR; encoded by the coding sequence ATGGCACACGCAGAAATCACACACCGCTTCGCCCCGGCCCAAGGCTTTGCTGGCGCGGTTGAAGCATTCGTCGAACGCCACCGCAAGCGCGCTCTTTATCGCCGCACCGTGGCTGAACTTTCGAAACTCACCGCGCGCGAGCGTGCAGATCTCGGCCTTTCGGCCCACAGCCTGCACACCGCCGCTTACGAGGCCGTTTACGGCACACGCTAA
- a CDS encoding MAPEG family protein, which translates to MFIVTPLYAGLLALLLVALSINVSRARIGQRVSVGDGGNKLVIKAMRAQANFVEYAPMGVLLLALLEAQGAPVWALHALGAALFGGRIIHAYGFGRTPQIVLLRRIGIGLTFLMLILTALANITYSLS; encoded by the coding sequence ATGTTCATCGTCACCCCACTCTATGCAGGCTTGCTGGCTCTGCTCCTCGTCGCGCTCAGCATCAACGTCTCCCGCGCTCGAATCGGCCAGCGAGTTTCGGTTGGCGATGGCGGCAACAAGCTGGTGATCAAGGCCATGCGGGCACAGGCCAACTTCGTGGAATATGCACCGATGGGCGTGCTGCTTCTGGCGCTGCTGGAAGCTCAGGGCGCGCCGGTCTGGGCGCTGCACGCGCTCGGGGCGGCCCTCTTTGGCGGGCGCATCATTCACGCCTATGGTTTCGGGCGCACACCGCAAATCGTTCTCCTGCGCCGCATCGGTATTGGCCTGACGTTCCTGATGCTCATCCTTACCGCGCTTGCCAACATCACCTATTCCCTTTCCTGA
- a CDS encoding TerC family protein produces MTHLLSDPSVWASFLTLTVLEIVLGVDNVIFISIAASKLPPERRRAARLLGLSGALVLRIGLLASIAWIASLKEPVFTLFSYDFSWRDVILLSGGLFLIWKASTEIFDEVEGHEAAPTIKTAGFLSVFVQIMLLDVVFSLDSVITAIGIANHLEVMIAAIVVAVLIMMAAAEPISRFVEDHPSTKMLALAFLVMIGMALVADGFHVHLERGFIYAAMVFAGAVEALNLVRARRRRNNAAE; encoded by the coding sequence ATGACCCATCTGCTGTCTGATCCGTCCGTCTGGGCGTCATTCCTGACCCTCACAGTGCTCGAAATCGTGCTTGGCGTCGATAACGTCATCTTCATCTCGATCGCCGCCAGCAAACTCCCACCAGAGCGCCGCCGCGCCGCCCGGCTTCTCGGGCTTTCCGGTGCTCTCGTCTTGCGCATCGGCCTGCTTGCGTCCATCGCCTGGATCGCCTCGCTCAAAGAGCCGGTCTTCACGCTGTTCTCATATGATTTCAGTTGGCGTGACGTGATCTTGCTCAGCGGCGGGTTGTTCCTGATCTGGAAAGCCTCCACCGAGATTTTCGATGAAGTCGAAGGCCACGAGGCCGCCCCTACGATCAAAACGGCGGGTTTTCTTTCGGTTTTTGTCCAGATCATGCTCCTCGATGTCGTCTTCTCGCTCGATAGTGTGATTACCGCCATCGGCATCGCCAACCACCTTGAAGTGATGATCGCGGCAATCGTCGTGGCCGTTCTGATCATGATGGCCGCCGCCGAGCCAATCTCGCGTTTCGTCGAAGATCACCCCTCCACCAAGATGCTGGCGCTGGCGTTCCTTGTCATGATCGGCATGGCGCTCGTCGCCGATGGCTTTCACGTCCATTTAGAACGCGGCTTCATCTACGCCGCCATGGTCTTTGCAGGGGCCGTCGAAGCGCTCAACCTTGTGCGCGCCCGCCGTCGGCGCAACAACGCCGCAGAGTAA
- a CDS encoding pyruvate carboxylase, producing the protein MAEFKKILVANRGEIAIRVMRAANEMGKQTVAVYAEEDKLGLHRFKADEAYRIGEGMGPVAAYLSIEEIIRVARESGADAIHPGYGLLSENPAFVDACTAAGIAFIGPRAETMRALGDKASARRVAIEAGVPVIPATDVLGDDMDAIRTEAAELGYPLMLKASWGGGGRGMRPIHGPEEVEEKVLEGRREAEAAFGNGEGYLEKMITRARHVEVQILGDAHGAIYHLYERDCSVQRRNQKVVERAPAPYLSESQREEICELGYKICKHVDYQCAGTVEFLMDMETDQFYFIEVNPRVQVEHTVTEEVTGIDIVRAQILITEGKTIAEATGKPSQDHVVLTGHALQCRVTTEDPQNNFIPDYGRITAYRSATGMGIRLDGGTAYAGGVITRYYDSLLTKITAKAPTPEMAIARMDRALREFRVRGVSTNIAFVENLLKHPTFLNNSYTTRFIDETPDLFQFNKRRDRGTKVLTYIADITVNGHPETQGRARPPADLKPPRAPLPRAEPAPGAKNLLTEKGPKAVADWMKAQSRLLLTDTTMRDGHQSLLATRMRSIDMIRVAPTYAANLPQLFSVECWGGATFDVAYRFLQECPWQRLRDLRAAMPNLLTQMLLRASNGVGYTNYPDNVVREFVRQAAETGVDIFRVFDSLNWIENMRVAMDAVLENNRVCEAAICYTGDILDPDRAKYSLQYYVDMAKELEEAGAHVLGLKDMAGLLKPAAARALFKALKEEVGLPIHFHTHDTSGIGGATILAASDAGVDAVDAAMDAFSGATSQPCLGSIVEALAHTKRDTGLDIGAVREISNYWEHVRTQYAAFESGLQAPASEVYLHEMPGGQFTNLKAQARSLGLEDRWPEVAQAYADVNRMFGDIVKVTPSSKVVGDMALMMVSQGLTRADVEDPDTDVVFPDSVFDMLRGNLGQPPGGFPAAIVKKVLKDEAPNTDRPGKHLAPIDIETAREEASVALDGQTLDNEDLNGYLMYPKVFLDYRARHRSYGPVRTLPTKTFFYGMEPGEEISAEIDPGKTLEIRCQAVGDTDESGEVKVFFELNGQPRTVRVPNRLVKSQTTSRPKAEDGNICQIGAPMPGVVATVAITVGQKVREGDLLLTIEAMKMETGIHAERAATIKAIHAHPGGQIDAKDLLVELTE; encoded by the coding sequence ATGGCCGAATTCAAGAAAATTCTCGTTGCCAATCGTGGCGAGATCGCGATCCGTGTAATGCGCGCCGCCAACGAGATGGGCAAGCAGACTGTCGCGGTCTATGCCGAGGAAGACAAACTCGGGCTGCACCGCTTCAAGGCAGATGAAGCTTACCGGATCGGCGAAGGCATGGGGCCGGTCGCCGCCTATCTCTCAATCGAAGAGATCATCCGCGTTGCCCGCGAATCCGGTGCCGATGCGATCCATCCGGGTTATGGGCTGCTCTCGGAAAACCCCGCCTTCGTTGATGCCTGCACAGCGGCGGGCATCGCCTTCATCGGGCCACGGGCTGAAACCATGCGCGCGCTTGGCGACAAGGCCAGTGCGCGGCGCGTTGCCATCGAAGCAGGCGTGCCGGTGATCCCGGCCACGGACGTCCTGGGCGATGATATGGATGCCATCCGCACCGAGGCCGCAGAGCTTGGCTACCCCCTGATGCTCAAAGCCTCATGGGGCGGCGGCGGGCGTGGGATGCGCCCCATCCATGGCCCTGAAGAGGTTGAGGAAAAAGTGCTCGAAGGCCGGCGCGAGGCGGAAGCCGCGTTCGGCAATGGCGAAGGCTATCTGGAAAAGATGATCACCCGCGCGCGCCATGTGGAGGTGCAGATTCTGGGCGATGCGCACGGCGCGATTTATCACCTCTATGAGCGCGATTGCTCCGTCCAGCGGCGCAATCAGAAAGTCGTGGAACGTGCCCCCGCCCCCTATCTCAGCGAAAGTCAGCGCGAAGAGATTTGCGAGCTGGGCTACAAAATCTGCAAACACGTCGATTACCAATGCGCCGGCACTGTCGAGTTTCTGATGGATATGGAAACTGACCAGTTTTATTTCATCGAGGTCAACCCGCGTGTGCAGGTCGAACATACCGTGACCGAAGAGGTGACAGGCATCGACATCGTGCGCGCCCAAATCCTCATCACCGAAGGCAAGACCATCGCGGAGGCCACCGGCAAGCCGTCGCAGGATCACGTTGTTCTGACCGGCCACGCCCTGCAATGCCGGGTGACAACCGAAGACCCGCAGAACAACTTCATCCCCGACTATGGCCGCATCACCGCCTACCGCTCAGCCACCGGCATGGGCATCCGGCTTGATGGCGGCACCGCCTATGCGGGCGGGGTGATTACCCGCTATTACGATAGCCTTCTCACCAAGATCACCGCCAAGGCACCGACTCCTGAAATGGCCATCGCCCGAATGGACCGCGCTTTGCGCGAATTCCGCGTGCGCGGCGTCTCCACCAATATCGCTTTTGTCGAGAACCTGTTGAAACACCCCACTTTTCTCAACAACAGCTACACCACCCGCTTCATTGATGAAACGCCCGATCTGTTCCAGTTCAACAAACGCCGTGACCGGGGCACCAAGGTGCTTACCTATATTGCTGACATCACGGTTAACGGCCATCCCGAAACCCAAGGCCGCGCCCGCCCGCCCGCCGATCTGAAACCACCCCGTGCGCCCCTGCCGCGTGCCGAACCGGCCCCCGGTGCCAAGAACCTGCTGACCGAAAAAGGCCCGAAAGCCGTTGCCGACTGGATGAAGGCGCAATCCCGGCTGCTGCTCACCGACACGACCATGCGCGACGGCCACCAGTCGCTGCTCGCCACCCGGATGCGCTCAATCGACATGATCCGCGTCGCCCCCACCTATGCCGCCAACCTGCCACAGCTATTCAGCGTCGAATGCTGGGGCGGCGCCACTTTTGATGTGGCCTACCGCTTCTTGCAGGAATGCCCATGGCAGCGCCTGCGTGATCTGCGCGCGGCGATGCCCAACCTGCTCACCCAGATGCTGTTGCGCGCCTCCAATGGCGTCGGCTACACCAATTACCCCGACAACGTGGTGCGCGAATTCGTCCGACAGGCGGCAGAAACCGGCGTCGATATCTTCCGGGTATTCGACAGCCTGAACTGGATCGAAAACATGCGCGTCGCCATGGATGCGGTGCTGGAAAACAACCGCGTCTGCGAAGCCGCGATCTGCTACACCGGCGATATCCTCGACCCGGACCGCGCCAAGTACAGCCTGCAATACTATGTCGACATGGCGAAGGAGTTGGAAGAAGCGGGCGCGCATGTGCTCGGGCTGAAGGACATGGCCGGGCTCTTGAAACCCGCCGCCGCCCGCGCGCTGTTCAAGGCGCTGAAGGAAGAGGTCGGCCTGCCGATCCATTTCCATACCCATGATACCTCCGGCATTGGCGGCGCCACCATCCTCGCCGCGTCCGATGCGGGCGTCGATGCGGTCGATGCCGCGATGGATGCCTTTTCGGGTGCCACCTCGCAACCCTGCCTCGGCTCCATCGTCGAAGCCCTTGCCCATACCAAGCGCGACACCGGGCTTGATATTGGCGCAGTGCGCGAAATCTCGAATTACTGGGAGCACGTCCGTACCCAATATGCCGCCTTCGAAAGCGGGCTTCAGGCACCGGCGTCCGAAGTTTATCTGCACGAAATGCCCGGCGGGCAGTTCACCAACCTCAAGGCACAGGCCCGCTCGCTCGGGCTTGAGGATCGTTGGCCCGAAGTGGCGCAGGCCTATGCCGATGTGAACCGGATGTTTGGCGACATCGTCAAAGTCACGCCCTCCTCCAAGGTGGTGGGCGACATGGCGCTGATGATGGTCTCCCAAGGACTGACCCGCGCCGATGTGGAAGACCCCGATACCGATGTTGTCTTCCCCGACAGCGTGTTCGATATGCTGCGCGGCAATCTCGGCCAGCCGCCGGGCGGTTTTCCCGCTGCAATCGTGAAAAAGGTGCTGAAGGACGAGGCGCCCAACACCGACCGGCCCGGCAAACACCTTGCCCCGATTGATATTGAAACAGCCCGTGAAGAAGCCTCTGTCGCACTCGACGGGCAAACCCTCGATAACGAGGATCTCAACGGTTATCTCATGTATCCCAAGGTGTTTCTGGATTACCGGGCGCGCCATCGCAGCTACGGCCCGGTCCGCACCTTGCCGACGAAAACCTTTTTCTATGGCATGGAACCCGGCGAAGAAATCTCCGCCGAGATTGATCCCGGCAAGACGCTGGAAATTCGCTGTCAGGCAGTGGGCGATACTGATGAGAGCGGCGAAGTTAAGGTCTTTTTTGAACTAAACGGTCAGCCCCGCACTGTGCGCGTGCCCAATCGTCTGGTCAAATCGCAAACCACCAGCCGCCCGAAAGCCGAAGATGGCAATATCTGCCAGATTGGCGCGCCCATGCCGGGTGTGGTGGCCACCGTCGCCATCACCGTCGGGCAAAAGGTCCGCGAAGGCGATCTCCTGCTCACCATAGAAGCGATGAAAATGGAAACCGGCATCCATGCCGAACGCGCCGCCACGATCAAGGCAATTCATGCCCACCCCGGTGGCCAGATCGACGCCAAGGATCTGCTGGTAGAACTCACCGAATAG
- a CDS encoding Mrp/NBP35 family ATP-binding protein, whose product MKIKPKDILQELDRIQLPTGGTLMSNNMVKALTVENGAVRFVIEAPSAQEARKMEAIRAAAVQVVQELEGVRDVSVVLTAHQGESQAPRAPAPNLKIGRHPTPQQGKLLPPGVKKIISVGSGKGGVGKSTVTVNLAVALARAGKKVGLLDADIYGPSQPRMLGVHEKPGAAPENKIMPVTAHGVKMMSLGLMLDEGQAVIWRGPMLMGALQQLLSDVAWGELDVLIVDLPPGTGDVLLTLAQKSELSGAVMVSTPQDVALIDARKGVDMLHKLDVPILGLIENMSTYICPECGHEAHLFGHDGVKAEAAKLGVPLLAQLPIDLETRLGGDEGRPIAAGEGAAAQAYGALAARLIADGVI is encoded by the coding sequence ATGAAAATCAAACCCAAAGACATTTTGCAGGAGCTTGACCGGATTCAGCTGCCGACCGGCGGCACGTTGATGTCAAACAATATGGTGAAGGCGCTGACGGTCGAAAATGGCGCGGTGCGCTTTGTCATTGAGGCACCAAGCGCACAGGAAGCCCGCAAGATGGAGGCGATCCGCGCGGCGGCGGTGCAGGTGGTGCAGGAATTGGAAGGTGTGCGCGATGTGTCGGTTGTTCTTACCGCGCATCAGGGCGAGTCGCAGGCACCGCGCGCGCCCGCGCCCAACCTGAAGATTGGCCGCCATCCGACGCCGCAGCAAGGCAAGCTGCTGCCGCCGGGGGTGAAGAAGATCATCTCGGTCGGGTCGGGCAAGGGTGGCGTGGGCAAATCCACGGTGACGGTCAACCTTGCGGTGGCCTTGGCGCGGGCGGGCAAGAAGGTGGGCCTGCTTGACGCGGATATATATGGGCCGAGCCAGCCGCGGATGTTGGGCGTGCATGAGAAACCGGGGGCGGCGCCGGAAAACAAGATCATGCCGGTGACGGCGCATGGCGTGAAGATGATGTCACTTGGGTTGATGCTGGACGAGGGGCAGGCGGTGATCTGGCGCGGGCCGATGCTGATGGGGGCATTGCAACAGCTTTTGTCGGATGTGGCGTGGGGTGAGCTTGATGTGCTGATTGTCGATCTGCCACCGGGGACGGGCGATGTTCTGTTGACGCTGGCACAGAAAAGCGAGCTGTCGGGTGCTGTGATGGTGTCGACGCCGCAGGATGTGGCGCTGATTGATGCGCGCAAGGGGGTGGACATGCTGCACAAGCTTGACGTGCCGATCCTTGGGCTGATTGAGAACATGAGCACATATATATGTCCCGAGTGCGGGCATGAGGCGCATCTGTTTGGCCATGACGGGGTCAAGGCGGAGGCGGCCAAGCTGGGTGTGCCGCTGCTGGCGCAATTGCCGATTGACCTTGAGACACGGTTGGGTGGCGACGAAGGCCGCCCGATTGCGGCAGGCGAGGGGGCGGCGGCGCAGGCTTATGGCGCGCTTGCGGCGCGGCTGATTGCCGATGGGGTGATCTGA
- the mraZ gene encoding division/cell wall cluster transcriptional repressor MraZ — protein MGQRFRGESHHKVDTKGRVSIPASFRRVLEAGDPDWTDGLYPNLVIVYGDHRRNYLECYTIDAITEVDEKIAGLPRGSMERKMLQRLFHGQSYPTNVDETGRLVLPAKLRQKIALEGEAFFIAAGDTFQIWKPETYDEEELAKTEAWLDELPEDFDPLIYLDQVKQGDG, from the coding sequence GTGGGCCAAAGGTTCAGAGGCGAGAGCCACCATAAGGTGGATACGAAGGGGCGGGTTTCGATTCCGGCCTCTTTTCGCCGTGTTCTTGAGGCGGGTGATCCGGACTGGACCGACGGGCTCTATCCCAACTTGGTGATCGTTTACGGGGATCATCGTCGCAATTACCTTGAATGCTATACCATCGACGCGATTACCGAAGTCGATGAAAAGATCGCCGGTTTGCCGCGTGGCTCGATGGAGCGCAAGATGCTGCAACGGCTGTTTCACGGGCAATCCTATCCGACCAACGTGGATGAGACCGGGCGGCTGGTGTTGCCAGCGAAGCTGCGCCAGAAAATTGCGCTTGAGGGCGAGGCGTTTTTCATCGCGGCGGGCGATACGTTCCAGATCTGGAAGCCCGAAACCTATGACGAGGAAGAGCTGGCCAAGACCGAGGCATGGCTTGACGAATTGCCGGAAGATTTTGACCCGCTCATCTATCTCGATCAGGTTAAACAAGGGGATGGATGA
- a CDS encoding alpha-hydroxy acid oxidase, with amino-acid sequence MDLHTKYPAISDLKARAEKRIPHFAFEYLVSGTGTEATTRRNRAKLDDVLFMPSILRGAQTPDLSVKLFDTEIPLPFGIAPVGLSGLMWPDAEFLLAREAARAGIPYSLSTVASQTPEHVAPVLGAHGWFQLYPPKDPEIRRDMLRRAKAAGFTAVAMTVDVPVASRRERQTRSGLTHPPRLTPRILWQIARRPAWALALARHGGAPRMRLLDSYMRDNRKLPPTEHIGYLLRTSPDLSYVRALREEWDGHLLIKGALDPEQVTSLEKEGVDGIWLSNHAGRQFDAAPATIEMLPAMRKATKLPIIFDSGVEGGLDILRALALGADFVMLGRAWHYALAALGPNGAAHLTDMLTRDLVANLGQLGIARLGDLPSRLVAPPPG; translated from the coding sequence ATGGACCTGCATACCAAATACCCCGCCATTTCCGATCTCAAAGCCCGCGCCGAGAAACGCATCCCGCATTTTGCCTTTGAATACCTCGTCTCCGGCACCGGAACCGAGGCCACAACCCGGCGCAACCGTGCCAAGCTTGATGATGTGCTGTTCATGCCTTCGATCCTGCGTGGCGCGCAAACACCCGATCTAAGCGTTAAGCTTTTTGATACCGAAATACCGTTACCTTTCGGCATCGCGCCGGTTGGCCTTTCCGGGCTGATGTGGCCAGACGCAGAATTTCTATTGGCGCGCGAGGCGGCACGGGCGGGCATTCCCTATAGCCTCTCTACCGTGGCAAGCCAGACACCGGAACACGTCGCCCCGGTTCTGGGCGCGCATGGCTGGTTTCAGCTTTATCCGCCCAAGGATCCGGAGATCAGGCGCGACATGCTGCGCCGCGCCAAGGCCGCTGGTTTCACCGCCGTCGCGATGACGGTCGATGTCCCGGTTGCGTCGCGCCGCGAACGCCAGACCCGCTCCGGGCTGACCCATCCGCCGCGCCTCACGCCGCGCATCCTGTGGCAGATCGCCCGCCGCCCGGCCTGGGCACTGGCGCTTGCGCGCCATGGCGGTGCCCCGCGTATGCGCCTGCTCGACAGTTACATGCGCGACAACCGCAAACTGCCCCCGACCGAGCATATCGGCTACCTGTTGCGTACCTCGCCCGATCTCTCCTATGTGCGCGCCCTGCGCGAAGAATGGGACGGGCATCTGCTGATCAAGGGCGCGCTTGACCCGGAACAGGTGACATCGCTTGAAAAAGAAGGCGTTGACGGTATCTGGCTGAGCAATCACGCAGGTCGGCAGTTCGATGCCGCCCCCGCCACGATCGAAATGCTGCCCGCCATGCGCAAGGCCACGAAATTGCCGATCATCTTCGACAGCGGCGTTGAGGGCGGGCTTGATATCCTGCGCGCGCTGGCTCTCGGGGCCGATTTCGTCATGCTGGGCCGGGCTTGGCATTACGCGCTCGCCGCCCTTGGCCCAAACGGCGCGGCCCATCTTACCGACATGCTGACCCGCGATCTCGTCGCCAATCTCGGCCAGCTTGGGATTGCGCGGCTTGGCGACCTTCCCTCCCGGCTGGTCGCGCCGCCGCCCGGCTGA
- a CDS encoding Lrp/AsnC family transcriptional regulator — MSTCVFVQLRCKPGTTYKVAEEIMLREIHSELFSTSGEYELLMKLYIPQGQDVGRYINDKLLDIPGIERSFTTLTFNAF; from the coding sequence ATGAGCACGTGCGTTTTTGTTCAGCTGCGCTGCAAGCCGGGCACCACCTATAAGGTGGCAGAGGAGATCATGCTGCGCGAGATTCACTCCGAGTTGTTTTCGACGAGCGGCGAGTATGAGTTGCTGATGAAGCTTTACATCCCGCAGGGGCAGGATGTGGGCCGATACATCAATGACAAGCTGTTGGATATTCCGGGTATCGAGCGGTCATTCACCACGCTGACGTTCAACGCATTTTGA